From one Coffea eugenioides isolate CCC68of chromosome 11, Ceug_1.0, whole genome shotgun sequence genomic stretch:
- the LOC113752460 gene encoding LRR receptor-like serine/threonine-protein kinase GSO1 → MQTIYFLFVGALVLLHFIATISASISIANNHNNSASDLNALLAFKAAIFDPQRIIPTNWSTSTSVCSWIGITCNARHHRVAAIDLSYMGIAGTIPPQLGNLSFLVRLNVMNNSFHGHLPPELSRLHRLKHIELASNDFEGEFPSWLGALTALRYLSFWDNGFSGSLSGRLSNFTKLETIWLGHNFFTGNLSEEFSALPKLKFLEIQQNQLVGPLPRALFNLSSLQKIGFTNNSLSGYLPAHICDYLPQLQGIYLSWNYFEGEIPSGIGECSGLQVLSLSYNKFRGYIPKEFWNLTTLTEIYLGGYDLTGL, encoded by the exons ATGCAgacaatttattttcttttcgttGGAGCCTTGGTACTGTTGCACTTTATCGCAACTATCTCAGCTAGCATAAGTATTGCCAATAACCATAACAACAGTGCTAGTGATCTGAATGCTCTTCTTGCCTTCAAAGCCGCCATTTTCGATCCCCAAAGGATCATCCCAACCAACTGGTCCACTTCTACCTCAGTTTGCAGCTGGATTGGTATCACTTGTAATGCTCGTCATCACAGAGTCGCAGCCATTGACCTTTCTTACATGGGAATTGCGGGAACGATACCTCCACAATTGGGAAATCTTTCTTTTCTCGTCAGGTTGAATGTTATGAATAACAGCTTTCATGGACACCTTCCACCCGAGCTATCTCGTCTCCATCGATTGAAGCACATCGAACTTGCAAGCAATGACTTTGAAGGAGAATTTCCGTCATGGTTGGGAGCTTTAACTGCACTCCGATACTTATCCTTCTGGGATAACGGGTTTTCAGGTTCATTATCAGGCAGGCTCTCTAACTTCACAAAGTTAGAGACCATCTGGTTGGGTCACAACTTTTTTACTGGAAATCTTTCTGAAGAATTCAGCGCTCTACCGaaattgaaatttttggaaattcAACAGAACCAACTTGTAGGCCCTCTGCCACGGGCTCTGTTTAACCTCTCCTCATTGCAAAAGATTGGTTTTACGAATAATAGCTTATCGGGTTACCTTCCAGCACATATCTGCGATTATCTCCCACAACTTCAAGGGATTTACTTATCATGGAATTACTTTGAAGGTGAAATTCCATCAGGCATTGGAGAATGCTCAGGACTCCAAGTTTTATCCTTGTCTTACAACAAATTCCGAGGATATATACCAAAAGAATTTTGGAATCTAACCACGCTTACAGAAATATATTTGGGGGGGTACGACCTGACAG GGTTGTGA